In Nostoc sp. UHCC 0926, a single genomic region encodes these proteins:
- a CDS encoding GAF domain-containing sensor histidine kinase: MLQPNKNLEKASSQPVELLQIEALKAANSQRIVAITVEKIRQSLNLEYIFQTTTQEIRQLFNSDRVILYRFNPDWSGTFVSESLAQGWLPLIQQQVDQPEIVENVSECSLKNLSIPPIVDTYLQDTQGGRFSQNETYRVCHDVYSAGFSKCYLKILQQCQARAYVITAIYQSQQLWGLLAVYQNDAPRKWETDEVYILSQIASQLGVALQQAELLKQTQSQKEELAAALKDLQQAQAQLIQNEKMVSLGQLVAGIAHEINNPVSFIYGNLKSADEYTQNLFSLLDIYQRHYPQSIKAIDEFTNFIELDFLRSDFPKLFKSMMMGTERIRDIVLSLRTFSRLDEASMKAVDINEGIDSTIMLIQSRLTPANQRLQIEVIKEYGNLPLVECYPGQLNQVFLNILVNALDALEDSAVKGRWTTKKYNLMDNPRIYIRTQLLEPDQVTISIADNGLGIPEDTLKQIFNPFFTTKPVGQGTGMGLAISYQIITQKHGGSLECISQPGVGAEFIIRIPLIQLVSNF, from the coding sequence ATGTTACAGCCCAATAAAAACTTAGAAAAAGCCAGTTCTCAGCCTGTAGAATTACTACAAATAGAAGCACTCAAAGCGGCAAATTCTCAGAGGATTGTTGCTATCACCGTTGAAAAAATCCGTCAATCTCTTAACTTAGAATATATTTTTCAGACAACTACTCAAGAAATTAGGCAATTGTTCAACTCTGACCGCGTAATTTTATATCGTTTCAATCCAGATTGGAGTGGAACATTTGTCTCTGAATCCTTGGCACAAGGGTGGTTACCTCTAATTCAGCAGCAAGTGGATCAACCAGAAATAGTAGAAAATGTCAGCGAATGTAGCTTGAAAAATTTATCTATTCCTCCAATTGTGGATACTTATTTACAAGATACACAGGGAGGACGCTTTTCTCAAAATGAAACTTATCGTGTTTGTCACGATGTTTACAGTGCTGGCTTTAGTAAGTGCTACCTGAAAATTTTACAGCAATGCCAGGCAAGAGCTTACGTGATTACTGCTATTTATCAAAGTCAACAACTTTGGGGACTGCTAGCAGTTTACCAAAACGATGCACCTCGAAAATGGGAAACAGATGAAGTATATATACTTAGCCAAATTGCTTCTCAGCTAGGTGTAGCATTACAGCAAGCGGAATTACTCAAACAAACTCAAAGTCAGAAAGAAGAACTCGCCGCAGCTCTCAAAGACTTACAGCAGGCTCAAGCTCAGTTAATTCAAAATGAGAAAATGGTCAGTTTGGGGCAATTAGTGGCTGGAATTGCCCATGAAATTAACAACCCAGTTAGCTTTATTTACGGCAATCTGAAATCAGCTGATGAATACACCCAAAATTTATTTTCACTATTAGATATTTACCAAAGACATTATCCCCAATCAATCAAGGCAATTGACGAGTTTACAAATTTCATTGAACTAGATTTTTTAAGGTCAGACTTCCCCAAATTATTCAAATCGATGATGATGGGAACAGAGCGGATTCGAGATATTGTTCTTTCCCTGCGGACTTTCTCACGCTTAGACGAGGCTTCAATGAAAGCAGTTGATATTAATGAGGGAATTGATAGTACGATAATGCTCATTCAAAGCCGCCTCACCCCTGCTAACCAGCGCCTACAAATTGAGGTGATCAAAGAATACGGTAACCTCCCCTTAGTTGAATGTTATCCTGGGCAGTTAAACCAAGTATTTCTGAATATTTTAGTGAATGCACTCGATGCTTTAGAAGATTCAGCAGTTAAAGGTCGGTGGACAACAAAAAAATACAATTTAATGGATAATCCCCGAATTTATATTCGTACCCAATTGCTAGAACCAGATCAAGTCACTATTAGCATTGCCGACAATGGGCTAGGAATACCAGAAGATACTTTAAAGCAAATATTTAATCCCTTTTTTACGACCAAGCCTGTTGGACAAGGTACAGGGATGGGACTGGCTATTAGTTACCAAATTATCACACAAAAACATGGCGGTTCTTTAGAATGCATTTCGCAACCAGGAGTTGGGGCTGAGTTTATTATTCGTATTCCCCTGATTCAACTTGTGTCAAATTTCTAA
- the leuB gene encoding 3-isopropylmalate dehydrogenase has translation MTQNYRITLLPGDGIGPEIMAVAVDVLKVVGKQFDLKFEFQEALIGGAAIDATGEPLPSATLETCRNSDAVLLAAIGGYKWDSLPSNLRPEAGLLGLRAGLGLFANLRPAKILPQLIDASTLKREVVEGVDIMVVRELTGGIYFGKPKGIFATETGEKRGVNTMVYTESEIERIGRVAFEAAQKRGGKLCSVDKANVLEVSQLWRDRITQLSTEYPDIELSHLYVDNAAMQLLRAPKQFDTIVTGNLFGDILSDAAAMLTGSIGMLPSASLGASGPGVFEPVHGSAPDIAGLDKANPLAQVLSAAMMLRYGLDQPKAADHIEQAVLQVLEQGDRTGDIISPGKNLLGCRAMGNALILALETK, from the coding sequence ATGACCCAGAACTACCGGATTACTCTACTCCCCGGCGATGGCATTGGCCCTGAAATTATGGCAGTGGCGGTAGATGTGCTGAAAGTCGTAGGGAAGCAATTTGATCTGAAGTTTGAATTCCAAGAAGCCCTCATTGGTGGTGCAGCAATTGACGCTACAGGCGAACCCCTACCATCTGCCACTCTAGAGACTTGCCGTAACAGTGATGCTGTCTTACTTGCCGCCATTGGTGGTTATAAGTGGGATTCCCTGCCATCTAATTTACGCCCAGAAGCAGGTTTGTTAGGACTACGTGCAGGTTTGGGATTATTTGCCAATTTGCGCCCAGCGAAAATTTTGCCCCAGCTAATCGACGCCTCGACTTTGAAACGTGAAGTTGTGGAAGGCGTGGATATTATGGTGGTGCGCGAACTCACTGGTGGAATTTACTTCGGTAAACCTAAAGGGATTTTTGCCACAGAAACTGGTGAGAAACGCGGTGTAAATACAATGGTTTACACAGAATCAGAAATTGAACGTATTGGGCGGGTGGCCTTTGAAGCAGCCCAAAAACGTGGCGGAAAACTTTGTTCGGTGGATAAGGCGAACGTATTAGAAGTATCTCAGTTGTGGCGCGATCGCATCACCCAACTTAGTACGGAATATCCAGATATCGAACTCTCTCATCTATATGTAGATAATGCTGCTATGCAGTTGCTACGCGCTCCCAAGCAGTTCGATACCATCGTCACAGGCAATTTGTTTGGTGATATTCTCTCTGATGCTGCTGCCATGCTCACGGGTAGTATTGGGATGTTACCCTCGGCTAGTTTGGGCGCTTCCGGGCCTGGTGTGTTTGAACCAGTTCATGGTTCCGCCCCAGATATTGCCGGACTTGATAAGGCAAATCCTCTAGCACAGGTTTTGAGTGCGGCGATGATGTTACGCTACGGTTTAGACCAGCCAAAAGCAGCAGATCACATCGAACAAGCCGTATTACAAGTTTTAGAGCAAGGCGATCGCACCGGGGATATAATTTCTCCTGGAAAAAATCTCTTAGGTTGCCGTGCTATGGGCAATGCATTGATTCTAGCTCTTGAAACAAAATAA
- the purT gene encoding formate-dependent phosphoribosylglycinamide formyltransferase: MSIKLPQKLMLLGSGELGKEFAIAAQRLGNYVIAVDRYANAPAMQVADAYEVISMLSADDLEAVVTKYQPNIIIPEIEAIRTEKLIEFEQRGITVIPTAAATNYTMNRDRIRELAHQKLGIRTAKYGYATTLEELIAVSDEIGFSNVVKPVMSSSGKGQYVVQEKSEVEKAWNYAIANSRGDSEKVIVEEFINFEIEITLLTIKQWNAPTIFCSPIGHRQERGDYQESWQPALISEDKILKAQEIAIKVTNALGGAGIFGVEFFITKDEVIFSELSPRPHDTGMVTLISQNLNEFELHLRAILDLPIPHIEQLGASASAVILASEKSDSIAFGGVADALSEKDVDIKLFGKPNAHPYRRMGVALAKGVNVQEAREKATRAASKIKII; encoded by the coding sequence ATGAGTATTAAGTTGCCCCAAAAATTGATGTTGCTGGGTTCAGGAGAACTAGGTAAGGAATTTGCGATCGCTGCTCAACGTCTTGGTAATTATGTGATTGCCGTTGACCGCTACGCTAATGCTCCAGCGATGCAAGTTGCTGATGCTTATGAAGTTATTTCTATGCTCAGTGCTGATGATTTAGAAGCTGTAGTGACAAAATATCAGCCAAATATTATTATACCAGAAATTGAAGCAATCAGAACAGAAAAACTGATCGAATTTGAACAGCGAGGGATTACAGTTATACCGACTGCGGCTGCTACTAACTATACAATGAATCGTGATAGAATTCGGGAACTGGCACATCAAAAATTAGGCATCAGAACGGCTAAATATGGTTATGCAACAACTCTAGAAGAATTGATTGCAGTTTCTGATGAAATTGGGTTTAGTAATGTTGTTAAACCTGTGATGTCATCCTCTGGTAAAGGTCAGTATGTGGTGCAAGAAAAAAGTGAAGTTGAGAAAGCTTGGAATTATGCGATCGCTAATTCTAGAGGTGACAGTGAAAAGGTGATCGTCGAAGAATTTATTAACTTTGAAATCGAGATAACTTTACTAACAATTAAACAGTGGAATGCACCCACTATTTTCTGTTCTCCTATTGGTCATCGCCAAGAACGAGGCGATTATCAAGAATCGTGGCAACCTGCACTAATTTCTGAAGACAAGATATTAAAAGCCCAAGAAATAGCCATAAAAGTTACTAATGCTTTAGGAGGAGCCGGAATTTTTGGCGTTGAATTTTTCATTACCAAAGATGAAGTGATTTTTTCCGAACTTTCTCCCAGACCTCACGATACGGGTATGGTGACATTAATCTCACAAAATCTTAATGAATTTGAACTACATTTAAGAGCTATTTTAGACTTGCCAATTCCTCATATAGAACAGCTAGGAGCATCAGCTAGTGCAGTAATTTTAGCTTCCGAAAAATCTGATTCTATTGCTTTTGGTGGTGTAGCCGATGCTTTGTCAGAAAAAGATGTAGATATTAAATTATTTGGTAAACCTAATGCTCATCCATATCGGCGAATGGGAGTAGCTTTAGCGAAAGGTGTAAATGTCCAAGAGGCTAGAGAAAAAGCTACTAGAGCCGCAAGTAAAATTAAAATTATTTAA
- a CDS encoding prepilin peptidase → MDILFAVLASVMVFALGASIGSFINVIVYRLPAGLSILWPPSRCPHCLNQLKAYDNVPVFGWISLRGRCRYCKSKISVRYPVVEGVTGIIFLLVFLIFQVSTLTIGYWAFCSWLLALSLIDLDTMTLPNPLTQSGLVVGILFQMVVGFLPEASSITLVNHLMMAIVGAVLGLWLFDAIAILGSIAFSKAAMGAGDAKLAAMMGAWLGWKYLLLASFIACVLGALVGSGVIMRRRKAVTQETSRQRLGQKMPFGPFLALGSVITLFSGEAILSSYLRLFFLAS, encoded by the coding sequence ATGGACATTTTGTTCGCCGTTTTGGCGAGTGTAATGGTCTTTGCTTTGGGTGCATCTATTGGCAGTTTTATCAACGTTATTGTTTATCGGCTACCTGCTGGATTATCAATTCTTTGGCCGCCTTCTCGTTGTCCTCATTGCTTAAACCAGCTAAAAGCTTACGATAATGTACCAGTATTTGGTTGGATTTCGTTAAGAGGGCGGTGTCGATATTGCAAAAGCAAAATTTCTGTCCGTTATCCTGTAGTAGAAGGGGTAACGGGCATAATTTTTTTACTGGTTTTTTTAATATTTCAAGTTTCGACTTTAACAATAGGCTATTGGGCTTTTTGTAGTTGGTTATTGGCGCTATCGCTTATCGACCTAGATACAATGACTCTACCCAATCCACTTACTCAGTCGGGTTTGGTGGTAGGGATTTTGTTTCAAATGGTGGTTGGTTTTTTACCAGAGGCTAGTTCGATAACATTGGTAAATCACCTGATGATGGCGATAGTTGGTGCAGTATTGGGTTTATGGCTGTTTGATGCGATCGCCATATTGGGTTCAATTGCCTTTAGTAAAGCTGCAATGGGTGCGGGTGACGCCAAGTTAGCAGCCATGATGGGAGCCTGGTTAGGCTGGAAATATTTGCTCTTGGCTAGTTTTATTGCCTGTGTACTGGGCGCATTAGTTGGCAGCGGTGTTATTATGCGTAGACGCAAAGCCGTAACTCAAGAGACATCACGACAAAGGTTAGGACAAAAGATGCCTTTTGGCCCTTTTCTGGCTTTAGGATCTGTGATTACCCTGTTTAGCGGCGAAGCCATTTTGTCTAGCTACCTGCGATTATTTTTTCTAGCCTCTTGA
- a CDS encoding ABC transporter ATP-binding protein produces MVKELAICTRGLTKQFDRHIAVNDIDLEIQAGEVYGLIGPNGAGKTTLIRMLATAEEPTTGEIYINGDRLLRDKSNSKLKRRLGYLPDDYPLYEDLTVWDYLDYFARLYRLREPRRTQRLHEVLELIQLGNKRNSQIATLSRGMKQRLSLARTIIHEPILLLLDEPVSGLDPIARMHFREIIKALQEAGMTVIISSHVLSDLAELCTSVGIMELGFLVESTSLQQLYQRLAHQQIVISALGNLEALLKELKHHHLVEEWEVIPGKNSVRVNFSGKEEDSAELLRSLIKADITLTDFHCTQEDLESIFLKLGHKQAS; encoded by the coding sequence ATGGTAAAAGAATTAGCAATTTGCACCCGTGGACTAACTAAGCAATTTGATCGGCACATTGCTGTCAATGATATTGATTTAGAAATCCAGGCGGGGGAAGTATATGGACTGATTGGGCCGAATGGTGCAGGTAAAACAACTCTCATCCGAATGTTGGCAACTGCTGAGGAACCAACTACGGGTGAGATTTATATTAATGGCGATCGCCTACTCCGTGACAAGAGTAATTCCAAACTTAAGCGTCGTCTAGGCTACTTACCCGATGATTACCCGCTGTATGAGGATCTGACAGTCTGGGACTACCTAGATTATTTTGCGCGTCTATATCGTTTGCGAGAACCGCGCCGCACTCAACGGTTGCATGAAGTTTTAGAACTAATCCAACTTGGTAATAAACGCAATAGCCAAATAGCTACTCTGTCACGCGGGATGAAACAGCGCTTAAGTTTAGCGCGAACCATTATCCACGAACCGATTTTACTACTACTGGATGAGCCTGTTTCAGGACTTGACCCCATTGCTAGGATGCACTTTCGCGAAATCATTAAGGCTTTGCAAGAAGCTGGGATGACTGTAATCATTTCCTCCCACGTTCTCAGTGATTTAGCGGAACTGTGTACTTCTGTGGGAATTATGGAACTTGGCTTTTTGGTAGAAAGTACCTCGTTACAACAACTTTATCAACGTCTTGCCCATCAGCAAATTGTGATATCAGCTTTGGGAAACCTAGAGGCACTTTTAAAGGAATTGAAACATCATCATTTAGTGGAAGAGTGGGAGGTGATTCCCGGAAAAAACAGCGTGCGCGTGAATTTTTCGGGGAAAGAAGAAGATAGTGCTGAGTTGTTGCGATCGCTGATCAAAGCAGATATTACCCTGACTGATTTTCACTGTACGCAAGAAGACTTAGAAAGTATTTTCCTAAAATTAGGTCACAAACAAGCATCTTGA
- a CDS encoding APC family permease, protein MSSKKIGFWSVWALGVGGIVGGLFPALGVVIQIADAGAPLAFAIAGTIALITTYAYAKLSVAHPCRGGTVTFLNQAFGLGLFSGTLNLLLWFSYIVMLSFYLQAFGSYGISLFTESTQPIWKHLLISLAILGTTGLNLLTANYIGKSQIWIVSFKLGILILFIIMGSSHMDFSHLQPASVSSLQSIFAGAIVIFLSYEGFELIANTAEDLVNPKHTLPRVYYSVIGFVILLYVLIALVTLGAEPIEQIFAAKDYTLAEVAKPIMGQFGSVLMTIAALLSTLSASNATLYGSARFSSIIAKSRGFDGSEINGRDQSSIGLFITSGITLIIANFFDISRISTMGSAGFLLIFAAVNLANARMHRYTKSKQWISLLGVGICLVALGMLIWFALQTDPQTVWVLVFMVGVAIGIEVIYYLSKNRQLHL, encoded by the coding sequence GTGTCAAGCAAAAAAATAGGTTTTTGGTCTGTGTGGGCATTGGGTGTAGGAGGCATTGTCGGTGGACTTTTTCCAGCGCTGGGAGTTGTAATTCAAATAGCTGATGCAGGCGCACCACTAGCATTTGCGATCGCAGGGACAATAGCTTTGATAACTACTTATGCATATGCAAAACTTTCCGTTGCTCATCCATGTCGAGGCGGGACAGTAACCTTCTTAAACCAGGCTTTTGGTCTAGGGCTGTTTAGTGGGACACTGAATCTTCTACTATGGTTTAGCTATATAGTCATGCTTTCTTTTTACTTGCAGGCTTTTGGTAGTTACGGAATTAGCCTGTTCACAGAGTCTACTCAACCTATTTGGAAGCACTTACTGATTAGCTTGGCAATTTTAGGGACAACTGGACTAAATCTACTGACTGCCAATTATATTGGTAAATCTCAAATCTGGATTGTCAGCTTTAAACTGGGGATTTTGATCCTGTTCATTATTATGGGGAGCAGTCATATGGACTTTTCTCATCTACAACCAGCTTCAGTGTCGTCGCTACAGTCAATTTTCGCAGGAGCAATAGTGATTTTCTTGTCTTATGAAGGCTTTGAGCTAATCGCCAATACAGCAGAGGATCTTGTCAATCCCAAGCATACTTTGCCACGAGTTTATTACTCTGTAATCGGGTTCGTTATTTTGCTTTACGTTTTAATAGCACTCGTCACATTGGGAGCAGAACCAATAGAACAGATTTTCGCAGCAAAAGACTATACTTTGGCTGAGGTTGCCAAACCAATTATGGGGCAATTCGGATCTGTTTTGATGACTATTGCTGCTCTTTTATCAACTCTCTCAGCTAGTAACGCAACACTCTACGGTTCAGCTCGTTTTAGCTCTATTATTGCTAAATCTAGAGGATTTGATGGCAGCGAAATAAATGGCCGTGACCAATCTTCAATTGGCTTATTTATTACTAGTGGTATTACTCTAATAATCGCCAATTTCTTTGATATAAGTCGGATCTCTACGATGGGTAGTGCCGGGTTTCTCCTGATATTTGCTGCGGTTAATTTAGCTAATGCTCGGATGCATCGTTATACCAAAAGTAAGCAGTGGATTTCACTTCTAGGTGTTGGAATATGTTTGGTAGCACTAGGAATGTTAATTTGGTTTGCTTTGCAAACAGATCCACAAACCGTCTGGGTTTTAGTGTTCATGGTAGGAGTAGCCATAGGTATCGAAGTAATCTACTACCTGTCAAAGAACCGACAGTTACACCTTTGA
- a CDS encoding ABC transporter permease subunit, which translates to MMPNLIDKIGDWNPQLLRELKGRLKFFNVAIAVATSLLLQLVVFLYQLREFPDDKYSLTGTYCRLRKLYEQQQNGVYRQSNQSQIADLNDFLSNNYCPQNEIDWQLWWQNHWEYIFLTFSVIFVFTLLVAGTYLLINDLAKEETRGTLNFIRLSPQSETSILTGKLLGVPSLIYLIILVAVPLHLWAGRSAKIAFSYILSYYAILAASCIFFYSAALLFGLVSRWFSGFQPWLGSGAVFLFLFTTMVLASSSSNTLNNSTVWFRLFSAWDTTNYLFPNLFNLSNGSPLKNWQFFYLPLGTSFVSVVGFHLLNLGLCSYGILQALKRCFRNPKTSIISKKQSYFLVAFYQLMIWGFALQNGKNNYTWDEQVGENFVLLALYNLVLILSLIAILSPHRQDVQDWARYRHQGVSSHKSVWQDLIWAEKSPALVAIAINLTIVTIPWLVWLSLTSIVDANDGRTWIVNEIDRFKVLLTIALSINLMMIYATIAQLILLLKTPKRSFWAIGTLSAAVFLPPMILEFIGISSWKHSAVWMFTTFPWAGVESAGVTTVFMALLADLSILALLNFQLTRQVKLAGESATKALLAGR; encoded by the coding sequence ATGATGCCCAATTTAATAGACAAGATTGGCGATTGGAATCCGCAATTATTGCGGGAACTCAAAGGACGGCTGAAATTTTTTAATGTAGCGATCGCAGTTGCAACATCTCTACTTCTACAACTGGTAGTTTTTTTATATCAGTTACGGGAGTTTCCTGATGATAAATACTCACTAACTGGTACATACTGTCGTTTGCGTAAACTATACGAACAGCAACAAAACGGGGTTTATCGACAATCAAATCAATCTCAAATTGCTGATTTAAATGATTTCCTTTCAAATAATTATTGTCCTCAAAACGAAATTGATTGGCAGTTGTGGTGGCAAAACCACTGGGAATATATATTTCTAACATTTAGTGTAATTTTTGTCTTTACACTATTAGTTGCAGGAACTTATTTACTAATCAACGATTTAGCCAAAGAAGAAACTCGTGGTACGCTGAATTTCATCCGTCTCAGTCCCCAATCAGAAACAAGTATATTGACTGGCAAGTTGCTAGGAGTTCCGAGTTTAATTTATCTCATTATCTTAGTAGCAGTTCCTTTACATTTGTGGGCTGGCCGTTCTGCCAAGATTGCCTTTAGTTACATTTTGAGTTACTATGCTATTCTCGCTGCAAGTTGTATTTTCTTCTACAGTGCTGCACTACTATTTGGCTTAGTTAGTCGTTGGTTTAGCGGTTTTCAGCCTTGGTTAGGTAGTGGTGCCGTTTTCCTTTTTTTGTTCACAACGATGGTGCTAGCATCGTCTTCTAGCAATACTTTAAATAATTCAACTGTTTGGTTTAGACTTTTTAGTGCTTGGGATACAACAAATTATTTATTTCCTAACTTGTTTAATCTATCAAATGGTTCTCCCCTGAAAAACTGGCAGTTTTTCTATTTACCATTAGGGACAAGTTTTGTTAGTGTTGTTGGCTTCCATTTATTAAATTTGGGATTGTGCAGTTACGGCATTTTGCAAGCTCTTAAACGTTGCTTCCGTAATCCTAAAACCTCAATAATCAGCAAGAAGCAAAGTTATTTTTTAGTAGCTTTTTACCAATTGATGATATGGGGATTTGCCCTACAAAATGGTAAAAATAATTACACATGGGATGAACAGGTTGGGGAAAATTTCGTTTTGCTAGCACTGTACAACTTGGTGTTGATTTTGAGTTTAATTGCCATTCTTTCCCCTCACCGTCAAGATGTACAAGATTGGGCAAGATATCGACATCAGGGAGTTTCTAGCCACAAGAGTGTTTGGCAGGATTTAATTTGGGCGGAAAAAAGCCCTGCACTCGTGGCGATCGCAATTAATTTGACAATTGTTACTATTCCCTGGTTAGTTTGGCTTTCACTTACATCTATTGTTGACGCAAACGATGGCCGAACTTGGATCGTTAACGAGATTGACAGGTTTAAAGTACTTTTAACTATAGCTTTGTCTATCAACTTAATGATGATTTACGCTACCATCGCCCAATTGATACTTTTGTTGAAAACTCCTAAGCGTTCTTTCTGGGCAATTGGGACTTTAAGTGCAGCCGTGTTCCTACCACCGATGATTCTAGAATTTATCGGTATCTCCTCGTGGAAACATTCTGCTGTATGGATGTTTACAACTTTTCCTTGGGCAGGTGTAGAATCTGCTGGGGTGACAACAGTTTTTATGGCACTGTTAGCTGATTTGAGTATTCTAGCGTTGTTAAACTTCCAGTTGACAAGGCAGGTGAAATTAGCAGGCGAATCTGCTACGAAAGCATTGTTAGCAGGACGTTAG
- a CDS encoding serine hydrolase: MLLTHKENILKFSWLLPSFLSLFLFGSTVKAAAIANWHFDSNRNHLDFTTDENVQPKVELLTNPTRLVIDLPGVRLGYPQTSQRVGLVIKDISIGQLNAETTRMVVTLAAGYTFDLAQVKLQEESANNWSVQLPKAVPLTATQPKSLEITPSIFPTVNDNSTLFAGVVPMHLPMKVLEPQIKALMSRYSFLKTGMFFLDLDTGDYLDIGGDRVFPAASTIKLPILIAFFQDLDAGKVSLNEMLTMRRDLVTNGSGTMQYERVGKNYTALETITKMITISDNTATNMIIDRLGGAARLNQRFHNWGLKDTVIRHLLADLRGTNTTSSQDMARVLALVVNNKLVSPQSREQALDILRHTTIHTLLPAGLGKGAVIANKTGDIGFLIGDAGFVTMPNGKHYLAAIFVTRPYKDTRGRDFIRQVSQLVYNYLNQTNPVAAVNSPNSATR; this comes from the coding sequence ATGCTCCTCACACATAAAGAAAATATTCTAAAATTTAGCTGGCTTCTACCCAGCTTCTTAAGTTTGTTCCTGTTTGGCTCCACTGTCAAAGCTGCTGCGATCGCTAATTGGCATTTTGATAGCAATCGTAATCATCTGGATTTCACCACAGATGAGAATGTTCAACCCAAAGTAGAATTACTTACCAACCCTACCCGTCTGGTAATTGATTTACCTGGAGTTAGACTAGGATATCCACAGACTAGTCAAAGAGTGGGGTTAGTAATTAAAGACATTAGCATCGGGCAGTTAAACGCAGAGACTACCCGCATGGTAGTTACTTTAGCAGCTGGTTATACCTTCGACCTAGCACAGGTGAAGCTGCAAGAGGAATCTGCAAATAATTGGTCTGTGCAGTTACCCAAAGCAGTACCACTGACTGCAACCCAGCCGAAATCTCTAGAAATAACTCCTAGTATTTTTCCAACAGTAAATGATAACAGCACTCTGTTTGCTGGCGTGGTTCCTATGCATTTACCGATGAAAGTGCTGGAACCTCAAATTAAAGCCTTGATGAGTCGCTACAGTTTTCTCAAAACAGGAATGTTTTTCCTGGATTTGGATACTGGGGATTATTTGGATATTGGAGGCGATCGCGTTTTCCCCGCTGCTAGTACGATTAAATTGCCAATTCTCATCGCCTTTTTCCAAGATTTAGATGCTGGTAAAGTCAGCCTAAATGAAATGCTCACCATGCGGCGTGACTTAGTAACTAATGGTTCTGGAACTATGCAGTATGAGCGAGTTGGCAAGAATTATACAGCTTTGGAAACCATCACTAAGATGATAACCATCAGTGACAATACCGCCACCAACATGATTATCGATCGCTTAGGTGGAGCGGCGCGACTAAATCAGCGCTTCCATAACTGGGGACTGAAAGACACGGTAATTCGCCATCTTTTGGCTGACTTGAGAGGAACCAACACCACAAGTTCTCAAGATATGGCGCGGGTACTGGCTTTAGTTGTGAATAATAAGCTAGTTTCTCCACAGAGTCGGGAGCAAGCCTTGGATATTCTGCGTCACACCACAATTCACACACTGCTTCCCGCCGGTTTGGGGAAAGGTGCTGTCATCGCTAACAAAACCGGAGATATCGGGTTTCTCATCGGCGATGCAGGATTTGTGACTATGCCAAATGGTAAGCATTACTTGGCTGCAATCTTCGTCACACGTCCATATAAAGACACCAGGGGAAGAGACTTTATCCGTCAAGTTTCCCAGCTTGTTTACAACTACCTGAATCAGACAAATCCAGTTGCTGCGGTTAATTCGCCTAATAGTGCTACAAGATAA
- a CDS encoding pentapeptide repeat-containing protein: protein MLNLPTQDLRYTAIQFLEQSPPQRLQILKNLGIARYEFLIKIRLNEANIICMMQFFKSPSQLKFPNLIGADLSGLILDGVNFIRGNLSGANLQDSSLVNADLLFANFTKADLRNADLRGATLNETIWLDTLVDKCQLGVGTGLTQLQRQDLQLRGARFNS from the coding sequence ATGCTAAATCTCCCGACTCAAGACCTCCGTTACACAGCTATTCAGTTTTTAGAACAAAGTCCCCCACAGCGTCTACAAATTCTTAAGAATTTGGGCATAGCTCGTTATGAATTTTTAATCAAGATACGCCTAAATGAAGCAAACATCATCTGTATGATGCAGTTTTTTAAATCTCCAAGTCAGCTAAAGTTTCCTAATCTTATAGGAGCCGATTTATCTGGTTTAATTTTAGATGGGGTAAACTTCATTCGAGGAAATTTATCAGGAGCAAATCTGCAAGATAGCAGTTTAGTAAATGCAGACCTCTTATTTGCAAATTTTACGAAAGCCGATTTGAGAAACGCAGATTTACGAGGTGCAACTCTTAACGAAACTATTTGGTTAGATACTCTAGTAGATAAGTGTCAGCTTGGCGTAGGTACTGGTTTAACTCAGCTACAACGTCAAGATTTACAACTGCGTGGAGCTAGATTTAATTCTTGA